From Thermococcus barophilus MP:
GTTGAGAAATGCGGCAGAGGATGCTACAATTTTAAACTTTACCCACATTACGACTGGTGGAGCGACTCCATAAGACCTTCTGCGACTGCTTTGCTATGGTATTATCTTGCTGGCGAAACAAGAGCTATAGATGAGTTCCTGAGAAATTATAGCTCCCCTAAATGCGAGAGTGAGCTTGCTGAGGACTATCAAAATAGAGGCTGCTCTGAGGACTATGCTCTGCTACTTCTTTTAATGGACGTCCGGAGTGGGAGCTTCAAGGAATATGGAAAACCAAGGATAAAATTGGTGGGAGGTATTTTTGTGTTTGTTGTTCTTGTGCTGTTAGTGAGACTGTATCTTAAAAAGAAATAAGCTGTCGGCGATAGCTGGTGTCATCACTTCTCAGTTCCGAAACCGCTCGTCATCCAGCATATACATACTTGTTCCAAACTTTTTTAAGGATTTGTATAACTTAGTTATAGAATTTTACAAAAGAGTTATAAACATTATGCGAAGAGTTTATGACGGTGAGCATTATGGATGGGGGGTATGATATAAGACCCACATCTGAAAGAACTTTCACATTCCTAACGCTCTTTGCTATTTGGTTCGGTGCTGGAATAAGCATTGCAGAGTTCTGGGCAGGAGCTTTGCTGACTCCAGCTCTGCCTTTGCTCACAGCAATAGCGGTGATAATAATTGGACATCTAATCGGCAACGCAGTTATGGGATTAATAGCGATTGAAGGCGAAGAAACTGGAGTTCCAACGATGGTGCTTTCAAGAGGCGCATTAGGAATAAAGGGCTCAGTCCTTCCTTCAATTCTAAACTACCTCCAGCTCATAGGCTGGACGGCAATAATGCTGATCGTTGGTGCAAATGCAATGAATGCTGTCTCGAAGCATTTTGGTTTTGAAAGCTATGCTCTTTGGGTGGTTCTTCTCGGTTTGCTGGTAACTGCATGGACTTACATTGGACCAAAGAACTGGGATAAGCTGGAAAAAGCGGCAGCAGCTTTGCTCCTTGTACTGAGCATTTGGCTAACTTATGTAACGCTGAAGCAGTTCTCACTCAACGAGATCTTATCAAAGCCCGGAACGGGCGAAATGGGAACGATGCTGGCTCTTGACTTAGTTATTGCAATGCCCCTTTCATGGGCGCCCCTTATAGCAGATTATTCAAGATTCGCTAAGGACAAAAGTTCGGCGTTCTGGGGAACCTACATAGGTTACTTTATCTCGTCATCGTTGTTTTACTTTGTCGGAGCGCTAACAAATATGGCAATAGGAGAGAGCGACCCAATTGGAATAATAGCAGCATATGGAATCGGAATCCCCGCAATGCTGATAATAGTGTTCTCCACGGTGACCACAACCTTCCTTGATGTTTATTCAGCGGCAATAACCTACAAGAACATCTCACCAAGAGCAGATGCAAGAAAGCAAGTTCTGCTTGTTGGAGCATTGGGGACTTTGCTGGCTCTGGTATTTCCAGTTGATCAGTATGAAAGCTTTCTCCTGCTAATTGGGGGAGCATTTGTGTCTCTAACCGCAATAATGATAACAGACTATTTCCTTGTCAAGAAAGGATACAATGCTGAAGAGCTTTTAGATGAAAATGGAAAATTTGCAGGATACAATAGAAAAGCCCTGATAATCTGGGCGTTGGGGTTTGTGTTCTACATGCTGCTTGCAGTTGAAGGGCTGTTTGGGGTTCACATTCCAGTTTTGAGCGATGTTGGCTTTAAGCTCGGCTCAAGCATTCCAACCTTCGTTTTGGTGAGTGTTCTCTACTACCTATCGGAGAGGTGGTAGCATGGAGTGGATAGCCAAAGCTTTGGAAAGAGTTAGAAAAAGAAAACCGCTCGTTCAGAACATTACAAACTTTGTGGTGATGAACACAACCGCCAATGCCCTCTTAGCCCTTGGAGCCTCACCTGTGATGGCACATGCCAGAGATGAGCTTGAAGACATGCTGAGGATAGCGGATTCCCTTGTGGTTAATATTGGAACCCTCGATGAGCACTGGATTCCCTCAATGGAAAAAGCTGTTAAAATTGCCAGTGAGCTGAAAAAGCCTACAGTCCTTGATCCTGTAGGAGCTGGAGCCACTAAGCTGAGAACCGAAACAGCCCTAAGACTCCTCGAGATCGGAGATATAACGATCCTCCGCGGCAATTTTGGTGAAATAGCGGCTTTGCTTGGTGAGCATGGAAGAACAAGGGGTGTTGATTCGGCAACATATGAAGAGGACAAGGCTAAAGAGCTGGCTTTAACTGCGGCAAGGGAGTTCAACACTGTTGTGGCTGTCACTGGTCCAGTAGATTATGTGAGTGATGGCAAGGGAGTTTACGCAGTATACAACGGCAATGAGATGTTAGGGAGAGTCACGGGAACAGGGTGTATGGTTACTGCAATAACCGGTGCCTTTGCAGCTGTTGAAGAGCCATTGAAAGCTGCTGTATCTGCACTGGCGATCTTTGGAATTGCAGCTGAGAAAGCCTGTGAGGAAGCCAAATATCCGGGGAGCTTTCATGTAAAGCTCTATGACTGGCTCTACAGAATCGATGAGGAGCTAATAATTGAACGGGCGAAGGTGAGGAAAGTTGAACCTTAAGAAAAGGCTCAGGCTTTATGTCATCACCGATAGAAGGCTCAGGGATGAGATAGAGACCACAAAAGCGGCACTGGAAGGAGGGGCGACTGCAATACAGATGAGGATTAAAAATGCGCCGACTGGGGAGATGGTAAGAGTTGGAAAAGAGCTCAGAAAGATAACGAAAGAATATGGCGCACTGTTTTTTGTTGATGACAGGCTTGATGTGGCTTTAGCAGTTGATGCAGATGGCGTTCAGCTCGGTCCAGAAGACATGCCAGTTTATATAGCCAGAGAACTTGCTCCAAACTTAATTATTGGAGCTTCAGTCTACAGTTTGGAGGAAGCTCTGAAGGCAGAAAGAGAAAAAGCCGATTACCTCGGAGCCGGCTCGGTTTTTCCAACAAAAACAAAGAAAGATGCCAGAGTTCTGGGTTTGGAGGGATTAAAAAAAGTAGTTGAATCAGTAAAAATCCCAGTTGTTGCGATAGGTGGGATAAACCACGAAAATGTTAGAAAAGTTCTGGAGATCGGCGTTGATGGGATAGCGGTTATCTCTGCCATAGTTGGTGCTGAGGACGTGAAAAAGGCAGCTGAAGAAATGAGGAGGATAATTGATGAATATCTGGGAGGTGAGTAGTGTGGATGATAGGAAGTATGTAAAAACAGCTCTAACGATAGCAGGGAGCGACAGCGGGGGAGGCGCTGGTATTGAAGCTGATCTTAAAACTTTTTCAGCCTTTGGAGTTCACGGCTTGGTGGCAATAACCTCGGTCACAGCTCAAAACACTCAGGAGGTTAGAGCGATTTATGATGTATCTCCAGAGGTTGTGGCAAAGCAGATTGAGGCAGTTGCAGATGATATTGGAGTTGATGCAGCTAAGACAGGAATGCTGAGCAGCGCTGAAATAATAAAGGCTGTTGCAAAGACTATGGAGAAGTATGAATTCCCACTTGTGGTTGATCCAGTGATGATCGCTAAGAGCGGAGCTCCTCTTTTGAGAGAAGATGCAGTGGATGCCCTTCTCAAATATGTGATACCTTTGGCAACACTTGTAACGCCAAATAAGCCAGAAGCTGAAAAGCTGAGCGGTATTAAAATTGAAACTCTCGAGGATGCAAAAAAAGCTGCAAAGATTATTGTTGAAGAGCTGGGAGCGAAAGCGGCAATAGTGAAAGGTGGGCACTTAAATCTCAGTGAAGCCGTTGATGTGCTGTATTATGGTGGGGAGTTTAGGGAATACAGGGCTCCTTTTGTTGAAGGCTGCACCCATGGAACCGGCTGCTCATTCTCAGCGGCGATAACTGCAAACTTAGCAAAAGGGAAGGACTTAGAGGAAGCAATTAAGGTTGCAAAAGAGTTCATAACAATGGGCATCTTTTATGGTGCAAGAATTGGGAAAGGGCACTGCCCAGTTAATCAAAACGCCTGGATTGAAATTCCAGCGGAGAAATGGCGGGTCTATGAAAGCTTAGTAAAAGCTGTAAGGGAGCTTGAGAAAATTGGAGACAGAACTTTGCCCCATGTGCCGGAAACTGGCATGGACTTTGTTTATGCACTATCGAGGCTTTATGCAAGAACCCCCAAAGACGTGGCTGGGAGCAAGATTGTAAGAGTTGGGAATACAGTAAAAGCAGTTGGTAGTGTAGAATTTGGAGCATCAAACTATTTAGTAAGTGCAGTCCTAAAGTTCATGGAGCTTTATCCGGAGATTAGAAGTGCGCTTAATTTAAGATACAGCGAGGAATTGATAAAGAAAGCTCAAAAAAACGGATTTAGAGTTTCATTCTATGATAGACGGAAAGAACTGGAAAAAATAAAGGTTAAAGAAGAAGCGACAATTCCTCGAGACATTGAAACAGCAATAAAAATGCTAAGTGAAAAACCGGATATAATATGCCATCTTGGCAATTGGGGAGGAGAAGCACTGATGCTGATATTTGGGGAATCTCCAGAGGATGTGCTAAGGAAAGTCAAAATTATTCTATGACCTTCTCACATAGGTCTTTTTCTCAACCACTCTCCCTTCTTCGAACTTGTAGACATCAATCCTCTCAAATCCGAGTGTCTCTCTTTTGTATGCAATTAGATAATTAATTAATTCTTTAATTCCATAACGAAGCACGGAATCTTTCATGTACTTGGTCTCATAGATTAAAATCAGCTTATTACTGTGCTCCTTTATCCACTCATAAACCCTTGCTCTTTCATTTTTTGGTCGAGAAAGGAGATTATATATTAAGTACCCATCAAATTCTATTCCTTCATTTAAACTTCCTATGAAAACATTCCCTGGGTATTTTACATCGAAAGGGAGATGCTCTGCCAAGAACGTCATCCCATTTGAAAGCCAGGCATTAAGGAAAATTCTGGTAATCTTTTTTGCGTCTCCAGTGATCAATATTACCCCTTTACTTAAGTGTGCTATTTCTCTCAGCATGTGATGAAATGTGAGAATAGCTTAATAAATTTTTCGAAAAATTTTCGAAAAACCTAACAAAATACACCACAAAGTATATATTTGCATGTGCAGTTCTTCATGAGTGAAACAACTTTGCAGGGGGTTACGACATGAAGAGGTCAGTGCTTGCTTTGTTTTTAATCGGTGTTTTGGCATTTAGTGTAGTTGCCAGTGGATGTATCGGTGGTGAAAAAACAACAACACCCACCCAAACCCAGTCATCTCCAGCAACTTCTTCACCCACACAGACAGCAACAGAAGAGAAGCCCAAGCTTAAAGGTGCCATTGCTGTGGTTTATGACATTGGCGGTAGGGGAGATCTAAGCTTTAACGACATGGCGTATATGGGAGCTTCGAAGGCAGCAAAAGACTTTGGTCTTGAGCTTAAGGAAGTCCAGAGCAAGAGTGAGAGCGATTACTTGCCGAACCTCAGGCTTCTCGCTCAAAGCGGTAAGTATGATCTAATCATTGCAGTTGGTTTCATGATGACTGATGCCGTCAAGCAGGTTGCAGATGAGTTCCCCAACCAAAAGTTCGCAATTGTTGATGGGTTCATCCCAGACAAGCCAAACGTCGTTAGCATTCTGTTCAAGGAGAATGAAGGCTCAGCCCTTGCAGGAGCTTTAGCCGGGCTCATAGCGGCAAACGATGGTAAGGACAAGGTCGGTATTGTTCTCGGTATTGAAATCCCAGTTCTCTACAAATTTGAAGGCGGTTACCGCTTTGGAATCAAGTGGGCTGAGGATTACTACAAGAAGAAGACCGGAAAAGACGTTAACATTGAAGTTTTGTACACCTACACAGGCTCATTCACTGACCCAGCAAAAGGTAAGACCGCTGCCCAGGCTCAGCTTGGACAGGGTGCATGGGTTATCTACCAAGTCGCTGGTGCTGTAGGATTGGGTGTCTTTGATGCCGTTAGTGAGTATCTCAAGAGCCAAGGAAAAGAAATGGGACCACCATTTGCTATTGGTGTCGACTCAGCACAGGACTGGATCAAGCCAGGAGTAATCATTGCATCGATGATGAAGAGAGTTGATGTCGGTGTCTACAAGGCAGTTGAGATGGTCGTTAAGGGCAAATGGAAAGGAGGAATCATGGAGCTTGGCTTGGCTGACGGCGGTGTAGGCTTAAGCACAATTGATGACGTTAAGGCAATGTTCAACTCACTTCCAGAGGACGTTAAGAAGAAGAAGCTTGAAGAGCTTGGCTTGAAGAGCGAGGATGAGCTCTTTGCAAAACTTGAGCAGACAAGAAAGCAGGTTCCAGACTGGATCTGGCAGGCAGTGGATGAGCTGAAGCAAAAAATAATCAGCGGTGAAATAGTAGTTCCAAAGGCATTCAACAAAGAACAAATTGAAGCTATTAGAAACGCCAAGACCTGGCAGGAAATGGAAGAACTCGCTAAGAAGTGGGAGAAGAGCTCTTGATTTCTTTTCTCTTTTTCTTGGAGGTGAGCTTATGGAGGAAGTTCCCATTATAGACATGAAAGGCATTGTTAAAATCTACCCGGATGGAACTAAGGCTTTGAAAGGTGTGGATTTTTCAGTTAAGCAGGGTGAGATTCACGGTCTTTTGGGTGAGAATGGAGCTGGTAAGACAACTTTGATGAAAATTTTATCCGGAATGCTCCCGCCAACAGAGGGTAAAATCTATGTTAAGGGTAGGGAAGTTCAATTTAAGAGCCCCGCTGATGCTCTTGCAAATGGTATTGGTATGGTTCACCAACACTTTACCCTTGTTGAGGTTTTTGATGCTCTCCACAATATAATCCTGGGGATGGAGGGACACGGGCATTTTTCAAAGATAGATGTAGATAATGCCAGAAAAAAGCTTCAAAAGCTTATGGATGAATTGAACTTTCAAGTTCCCCTTGATGTTCCGGTTGAAAATCTCCCCGTTGGTGTTCAGCAGAGGATTGAGATTTTAAAAGTTTTGTACAGGAATGTTGATGTTCTTATACTGGATGAGCCGACTGCCGTGCTAACTCCTATTGAAGTTAAGGAGCTGTTTGATGTTTTAAGGACACTCAAAGAACAAGGAAAGACCATCATATTCATCAGCCACAAGCTCAGGGAAGTTATGGAAATAACTGACAGAGTCACCGTCCTCAGAAAGGGAGAAGTTATCGGAACGGTTAATACAAGCGAAGCAACCCCCCAGCTCTTGGCAAGGATGATGGTTGGCAGAGATGTCGTGCTGAGAATCCAAAAGCCCCCAAAAGAACCGGGGGAGCCCATTCTAAGAGTAGAGGACTTGTGGGTGAAGGGGGACAGAGGAGAAGACGCCGTCAAAGGATTAAGCTTTGAAGTTAGGGCGGGAGAGATATTCGGAATAGCCGGTGTTGAAGGCAACGGCCAGACAGAGCTTATCGAAGCAATAACCGGGCTGAGAAAAATTGAAAAGGGGAAAATAATTCTGAACGGAAAAGACATCACAGGCAGACCTCCAAAAGAGCTCTACAACCTTGGTGTAGCACATATTCCGGAGGATAGAACACATATGGGGCTCATACTTGACATGACTGTTGCAGAAAATGCTGTTCTTGGACTGCACTGGAGGGAGGAGTTCACGGGAATACTAAACTCTATCAGGTGGAGCAGTGTCAAGGAGCATGCTAAAAAGCTTATTGAGAAGTTTGACATAGTCGCTCCCGGCGTTGATGCACCTGTCAAAAGCTTGAGCGGTGGGAATCAGCAGAAGCTCATAGTTGCGAGAGAGGTCAGTAAAAATCCTGAATTAATAGTGGCATCCCAGCCAACCAGGGGAGTTGATGTTGCATCAACCGAGTACATCAGGAACTACCTTGTTAAGCTTAGAAATGAGAACAAAGCTGTCCTGCTTGTCTCTGCAGATCTGGATGAAGTTCTCCAGCTGAGCGATAGGATGGCGATAATGTATGAGGGGCAGTTCGTTGGCATAGTGAAGCCTGAAGAGGTAACAGAAGAACAGATTGGACTTATGATGGGAGGTATCAAAGATGAAAGCTGATAAGCTGTCAAACATTATAAAACCCCTACTTGAAAGCCTCATTGCAATCATTATTGGAGTTGTTATTGGAGCAGTGGTGCTGAAGGTTTCCGGCTACAGTCCAGTGGAGGCATACGTTGCTCTTGTTAAAGGTGCTGTGGGATCCATTTATGGATGGTCAATGACGCTCAGCTCGGCCACCCCTATAATCCTCACTGGTTTAACTTTTGCAATAAGTGCCAGGACTGGAATATTCAACATAGGTGCTGAAGGTACGGTATATTTCGGTGCAATAGCGGCAATAGTTTTCACAAACATGTTTGCAAATCCTGTTTTGGGCCTGATAGGTGGAATAATTGCAGGGATACTGTGGGCATTGCCAGCAGCACTCCTAAAAGTGTACAGAGGAGTTCACGAAGTTATCTCAACAATCATGCTGAACTGGATTGCATTTTATACGGCGTTGTATCTTGTTTTAGGACCCTTAGCAAATCCAAATGACCCCAATAAAACCCTTGAAGTTCCTACAAGTGCAAGATTACCGTTGCTGATGAAGGGAAGCGAGCTTTCACTTGCCTTTATCATTGCGATAGTGGCAGCGGTCATAACTTACTACATCCTGTGGCATACGGTTCTTGGTTTTGAGCTGAGAGCAAGCGGGTACAATGAAAGGGCAGCACAATACGGTGGAATAAATCCAAAAAGGGCTATAATCTGGTCATTTGTCATAGGTGGAATAATGAGCGGACTTGCCGGGGCTACTGAAGTCATGGGAAGACCTCCAAGCTATGCTATAAGCCAGGGAATGGCAAACATTTACGGGTACGGTTTCGATGGAATAGGTGTTTCTCTGGTTGGAAGAAATCATCCAATAGGCATAATATTCAGCGGTATATTCTTTGGTGCACTTAAAGCTGGAGCAACATATATGCAGATAGATGCAGGGGTTCCACTTGAGATGGTTAAAGTTGTTCAGGGTATAATTGTTGTTGCCGTGGCAGTTCCGGGACTGTGGGACTTGGTTAAGAAGGTGGTGAGAAGATGATTGACATGGTGGTATCGATCCTCCTCGGTTCGTTAACGGCAATGGTTCCAATAGTTCTAACAAGTACTGGTGCAGTTGTAAGTGAAAGGGCTGGAGTTGTTAACATTGGATATGAGGGAATACTCCTCATGGCAGCCCTTTTTGGAGCAATGTTTGCAGAAACAAGCGGCAATGCATGGATAGGCCTTTTAGGCGGAGCTTTTATTGGCATGCTTCTTGGCATGCTTCATGGTGCTATAACCGTTTATTTAAAGGGGGATCACATAATTCCAGGTATCGGCGTTAATATCCTCGCTCTTGGTGTAGTTGCCTTCGGAATTCCAGCAATATGGGGGACAGCAGGACAGCATCAAGTCCCCACCAACTTCAGGATTCAGCCTCTCATAAATACTCAATACGGTAGCTTGAGTCCAATGATCCCCATAACCTTTGCAATAGTGTTCATTACCCACTGGGTTCTCTTCAACACCCCTCTTGGCCTTAGGATTAGGGCAGTCGGTGAGAATCCAGAGGCAGCAGATGCCCTTGGTGTTAACGTTGAAAGGTATAGATTCTTAGCAACAGTCTATGGAGCAACTTTAGCTGGGCTTGGAGGAGCTTATTTAAGCGTGGACTGGCTTGGAGTTGTTACAAAAGAGATTTCATCAGGTAGAGGTTTCATAGCATTAGCCAACATGGTGTTCAGCGGATGGAACCCGGTCAGGGCATTGATTGGAGGATTTATCTTCGGATTCTTCGACAACCTTTCAGTATGGGTCAGGACAAATCCGGCGATATCTCAGATAATACCGTGGCAGTTTGTTGCAACACTGCCATACATAGTGACAATAATCATTGTTGCAGGAATAATCGGAAAGGTAAGGCCACCGAAGTGGGATGGAAGGCCATACAAGAGAGAGTGAGCTTTTCTTTTTCCTATTTCTTAATCAAAGCTCCAACTGCCATCCCCAGCGAAATTCCAACGATTAATGAGAGAATAATATATGTAACATTAATGTTTTCTGCTTTTGTAGTTTGCTGGATGGGTGTTGTTTTCTGGTTCAGCACACTCACTATGGCTTTGGAGTTTTCAATAAGAACTTCGGTATATGGTTTATTGACCCAGATTGTTGTTATGTCGGCTAAGGGCTTTCCAGACCTTTGAGCAAGTTCAATAGCAGCATTCTTTAGAGCCTCTGGACTTTTGGAGGAGTAAGCTATGAAATCTACAGCATTTGCTGTTTTCAGCATTTCGTCAACACTTTTGGCAGGAACCTCTGCTTCAGGCTTTATAGATGCGACAGCCTTTACCCCAAGCCACTCAAGGGCATACTGCTGAGAGGGCAATTCGATAATGGCAGTTGAGTTCTCAGCTAAAGCTTTATACGCTTTAACTATTGCCAGAACTTTTGTTTCAAACCTCTCATACTGTCTCACATAAAGCTCTCGATTCTGCGGATATCTCTCCGATAATGCTTCAGCTGTAGCTTTTGCAATTGCCAGAGCATTGTATGGGTCAAGCCATATCCCATGTGGGTTGTTTTTATTATTGTACCATCTTTCAGGCAGAAATCTGAAGCCGTATTTCCCGTAATCCTCCGCAAACAGTACATCTGCGGTTATTGTTCCTTCTTCCTTGAGTTGCTTCATCTT
This genomic window contains:
- a CDS encoding metal ABC transporter solute-binding protein, Zn/Mn family; translated protein: MRAKALILILILTSLLSPEVSAEKPLIVASIPPLAEIVKEVFGDSVDVVYIVPPGADPHQYQLTPEQIDLIKKADVVVTANGHLPAEQKMKQLKEEGTITADVLFAEDYGKYGFRFLPERWYNNKNNPHGIWLDPYNALAIAKATAEALSERYPQNRELYVRQYERFETKVLAIVKAYKALAENSTAIIELPSQQYALEWLGVKAVASIKPEAEVPAKSVDEMLKTANAVDFIAYSSKSPEALKNAAIELAQRSGKPLADITTIWVNKPYTEVLIENSKAIVSVLNQKTTPIQQTTKAENINVTYIILSLIVGISLGMAVGALIKK
- a CDS encoding bifunctional hydroxymethylpyrimidine kinase/phosphomethylpyrimidine kinase, producing MNIWEVSSVDDRKYVKTALTIAGSDSGGGAGIEADLKTFSAFGVHGLVAITSVTAQNTQEVRAIYDVSPEVVAKQIEAVADDIGVDAAKTGMLSSAEIIKAVAKTMEKYEFPLVVDPVMIAKSGAPLLREDAVDALLKYVIPLATLVTPNKPEAEKLSGIKIETLEDAKKAAKIIVEELGAKAAIVKGGHLNLSEAVDVLYYGGEFREYRAPFVEGCTHGTGCSFSAAITANLAKGKDLEEAIKVAKEFITMGIFYGARIGKGHCPVNQNAWIEIPAEKWRVYESLVKAVRELEKIGDRTLPHVPETGMDFVYALSRLYARTPKDVAGSKIVRVGNTVKAVGSVEFGASNYLVSAVLKFMELYPEIRSALNLRYSEELIKKAQKNGFRVSFYDRRKELEKIKVKEEATIPRDIETAIKMLSEKPDIICHLGNWGGEALMLIFGESPEDVLRKVKIIL
- a CDS encoding ABC transporter permease, which gives rise to MKADKLSNIIKPLLESLIAIIIGVVIGAVVLKVSGYSPVEAYVALVKGAVGSIYGWSMTLSSATPIILTGLTFAISARTGIFNIGAEGTVYFGAIAAIVFTNMFANPVLGLIGGIIAGILWALPAALLKVYRGVHEVISTIMLNWIAFYTALYLVLGPLANPNDPNKTLEVPTSARLPLLMKGSELSLAFIIAIVAAVITYYILWHTVLGFELRASGYNERAAQYGGINPKRAIIWSFVIGGIMSGLAGATEVMGRPPSYAISQGMANIYGYGFDGIGVSLVGRNHPIGIIFSGIFFGALKAGATYMQIDAGVPLEMVKVVQGIIVVAVAVPGLWDLVKKVVRR
- a CDS encoding ABC transporter permease, whose product is MIDMVVSILLGSLTAMVPIVLTSTGAVVSERAGVVNIGYEGILLMAALFGAMFAETSGNAWIGLLGGAFIGMLLGMLHGAITVYLKGDHIIPGIGVNILALGVVAFGIPAIWGTAGQHQVPTNFRIQPLINTQYGSLSPMIPITFAIVFITHWVLFNTPLGLRIRAVGENPEAADALGVNVERYRFLATVYGATLAGLGGAYLSVDWLGVVTKEISSGRGFIALANMVFSGWNPVRALIGGFIFGFFDNLSVWVRTNPAISQIIPWQFVATLPYIVTIIIVAGIIGKVRPPKWDGRPYKRE
- the thiM gene encoding hydroxyethylthiazole kinase, whose amino-acid sequence is MEWIAKALERVRKRKPLVQNITNFVVMNTTANALLALGASPVMAHARDELEDMLRIADSLVVNIGTLDEHWIPSMEKAVKIASELKKPTVLDPVGAGATKLRTETALRLLEIGDITILRGNFGEIAALLGEHGRTRGVDSATYEEDKAKELALTAAREFNTVVAVTGPVDYVSDGKGVYAVYNGNEMLGRVTGTGCMVTAITGAFAAVEEPLKAAVSALAIFGIAAEKACEEAKYPGSFHVKLYDWLYRIDEELIIERAKVRKVEP
- a CDS encoding ABC transporter ATP-binding protein; this translates as MEEVPIIDMKGIVKIYPDGTKALKGVDFSVKQGEIHGLLGENGAGKTTLMKILSGMLPPTEGKIYVKGREVQFKSPADALANGIGMVHQHFTLVEVFDALHNIILGMEGHGHFSKIDVDNARKKLQKLMDELNFQVPLDVPVENLPVGVQQRIEILKVLYRNVDVLILDEPTAVLTPIEVKELFDVLRTLKEQGKTIIFISHKLREVMEITDRVTVLRKGEVIGTVNTSEATPQLLARMMVGRDVVLRIQKPPKEPGEPILRVEDLWVKGDRGEDAVKGLSFEVRAGEIFGIAGVEGNGQTELIEAITGLRKIEKGKIILNGKDITGRPPKELYNLGVAHIPEDRTHMGLILDMTVAENAVLGLHWREEFTGILNSIRWSSVKEHAKKLIEKFDIVAPGVDAPVKSLSGGNQQKLIVAREVSKNPELIVASQPTRGVDVASTEYIRNYLVKLRNENKAVLLVSADLDEVLQLSDRMAIMYEGQFVGIVKPEEVTEEQIGLMMGGIKDES
- the thiE gene encoding thiamine phosphate synthase, whose amino-acid sequence is MNLKKRLRLYVITDRRLRDEIETTKAALEGGATAIQMRIKNAPTGEMVRVGKELRKITKEYGALFFVDDRLDVALAVDADGVQLGPEDMPVYIARELAPNLIIGASVYSLEEALKAEREKADYLGAGSVFPTKTKKDARVLGLEGLKKVVESVKIPVVAIGGINHENVRKVLEIGVDGIAVISAIVGAEDVKKAAEEMRRIIDEYLGGE
- a CDS encoding BMP family lipoprotein yields the protein MKRSVLALFLIGVLAFSVVASGCIGGEKTTTPTQTQSSPATSSPTQTATEEKPKLKGAIAVVYDIGGRGDLSFNDMAYMGASKAAKDFGLELKEVQSKSESDYLPNLRLLAQSGKYDLIIAVGFMMTDAVKQVADEFPNQKFAIVDGFIPDKPNVVSILFKENEGSALAGALAGLIAANDGKDKVGIVLGIEIPVLYKFEGGYRFGIKWAEDYYKKKTGKDVNIEVLYTYTGSFTDPAKGKTAAQAQLGQGAWVIYQVAGAVGLGVFDAVSEYLKSQGKEMGPPFAIGVDSAQDWIKPGVIIASMMKRVDVGVYKAVEMVVKGKWKGGIMELGLADGGVGLSTIDDVKAMFNSLPEDVKKKKLEELGLKSEDELFAKLEQTRKQVPDWIWQAVDELKQKIISGEIVVPKAFNKEQIEAIRNAKTWQEMEELAKKWEKSS
- the cytX gene encoding putative hydroxymethylpyrimidine transporter CytX produces the protein MDGGYDIRPTSERTFTFLTLFAIWFGAGISIAEFWAGALLTPALPLLTAIAVIIIGHLIGNAVMGLIAIEGEETGVPTMVLSRGALGIKGSVLPSILNYLQLIGWTAIMLIVGANAMNAVSKHFGFESYALWVVLLGLLVTAWTYIGPKNWDKLEKAAAALLLVLSIWLTYVTLKQFSLNEILSKPGTGEMGTMLALDLVIAMPLSWAPLIADYSRFAKDKSSAFWGTYIGYFISSSLFYFVGALTNMAIGESDPIGIIAAYGIGIPAMLIIVFSTVTTTFLDVYSAAITYKNISPRADARKQVLLVGALGTLLALVFPVDQYESFLLLIGGAFVSLTAIMITDYFLVKKGYNAEELLDENGKFAGYNRKALIIWALGFVFYMLLAVEGLFGVHIPVLSDVGFKLGSSIPTFVLVSVLYYLSERW